From the Pseudodesulfovibrio indicus genome, the window GTGCAATGGGCCGAGAAGGCGCTGGGCGTGCTGGTGCCGCGCGGCGGGGTGCACACGACCATGGGCACCCACAACCACGTCATGCGGCTGGGCGAGGAACTGTTTCTGGAGGTCATCGCCATCAACCCGGACGGCCCGCCGCCCCTGAAGCCGCGCTGGTTCGGCCTGGATGACCCGTCGGTCCGGGCGCGGCTGGACCGGTCCCCGGCCTTCCTGGCCTGGGTGGTCAACACCGACGACATGGACGGGCTGCTCGCCTCCGCGCCCATGTCCTGGGGGCGCGCCACCCCGGTCACCCGGGGAGACCTGCGCTGGCGGTTCGCCCTGCCCTCGGACGGTCGGCTCCTGGCCGGGGGCATGCTGCCCTACGCCATCCAGTGGGACACTCCGCACCATCCGGCCCGGGCCATGCCGGACCTCGGCTGCCGGTTGCTCTCCCTGGACATCCACCATCCCTATCCCGAATGGCTGGGCGAGGGGCTGGACGCCATCGGCTCGGTGGATTTGGTCCGGGTGCATCCCCTGCCGCCGCTTGAGCTGCCGCGCATGACCGCGCGCATCGACACCCCGGAAGGCGTCCGATTGCTGGAGTCCATGCCGGGCGCGGGGGCGTGCTGACCGGAGTCTCCCGGGGACGGGCGGGAAAAGCGCCGTATTTCCTTTATTTATCCGTAACCATCTGATAGAGAACGAACAACTTCTCCCATCAGGTGTTGCCATGGCTGTTTCGAAGTTCCTCCCCGGGGCGCTGGCGTCCATCCTTGTCCTGCTTGCGCTGCTGGCGCCTCCCGGCGCGCGTGCGTCTGGGGAAAAGAAGCAGATCCTGCTCTTCAACTCCTACCACCAGGGGTTCGCCTGGAGCGAAGAGGAGACCCGGGGGCTGATGGACGTGCTGCGTCCGCGCCAGACCGGCATCACCATGCACGTGGAGTACATGGACACCAAGCGCGTGGAGTTCAACGACCGGTACGAACGCCAGCTCCTGAACGTCTACGCGCACAAATATTCGAAAGCCGGGCTGGACCTGATCCTGGCCCTGGACAACAACGCCTACGATTTCCTGCGTCGCAACCACGCCCAGCTCTTTCCCGGCGTGCCCGTGGTCTTCGGCGGGGTCTCCTTCTTCAAGGCCGAACAGATCCGGCCGCTGCCGCTGTTCACCGGGGTGGCCGAGACCGTGGACGCCTGGGGCACGGTGCAGTGCGCCCTGAAGCTCCATCCCGGGACCCGGCGCATCTACGTGGTCAACGACTACACACCCACCGGGCGGGCCGTGCACGAGACCATCCGCACCCAGCTGGACGAGCTGGACCCGGCCATAGAGATCGTCTTCTCCGGCCACGAGGACGTGCAGGAGGTGCTTGCCCGGGCCGAAACGCTGCCCAAGGACTCCCTGATCCTGCTCAGCGTCTTCAATCGCGACCGCAGCGGGCAGTTCTTCGACAAGGCGGAAATGGCCTCGGCCCTGGCCGTCCGGTCCGGGGTCCCGGTCTACGGCCTGATGGAGACCGACCTGGGCCACGGCATCGTCGGCGGCCTGCTGACCAAGGCGTACTCCCAGGGTCAGGCCATGGCCCAGATCGCCCTGCACGTCCTGGCCGGGCGCAACCCGGAGAACATTCCGATCCAGACCGACGCCGGCATCGAACCCATGTTCGACTACCTCAGGCTCAAAATGTTCGGCATCCGCCTGGCCGACCTGCCCGAGGACAGCGTGGTCATCAACCGGCCCGATTCCTTCTACCGCGAGCATTCCGCCATCATCCTGTCCGTGGCCGCTCTCGCCACCGTGCAGACCCTGATCATCCTCGCCCTGATCCTGAACATCGGCCGCAGGAGGCACGCCGAGAAGGAGCTGCGCACCGTCCAGCGGACCCTGGAGGAGCGGGTCCGGGAGCGCACCAGCGAGCTGCGGGACTCCGAGGAGACCCTGCGCAACATTTTCGATTTTTCCTACGACGCCAGCATCATCTACGACGCCCTCGGGCGCATCCTGGAGGTCAACCGGCGCACGGTGGAGATGTTCGGGCTGGAGGACGTGGACCCCGTCACCGTGTCCCTGGCCGACGACCTCTCGGGCCAGGGGTGCCCCTTGGACACCATGCCCCCGATCACGGCCGAGGCCCTGGCGGGCAGGCCGCAGCACCTGGAGTGGCGGGGCCGCCATTACCTCACCGGCAACGAGTTCGACGTGGAGGTCCACCTGACCCGCATCCTCTACCGGGGCGAACAGGCCGTGCTGGCCAACATCCGCGACATCTCCACGCGCAAGGAGTCCGAGAACGCCATCCGCCAGGATCTCATCAAGTTCGAGGCCATCCTGGAAAACACCCTGATGGGCATCGCCATGTCCGTGGGCCGCAGGATCGTGACCATCAACCGGCGCGGCGCGGAGATATTCGGCTACGCCCCGGAGGAGATCCTGAACAGCGGGCTGGATCTGCTCCTCGGGCACTATCAGACCGAAGACGAGTTCGTGCTGGCCGCCAAGACTTCCCTGGCCGAGCGCGGCGAGTTCGACACCGAGCAGGCGTTTCGGAGCAAGTCCGGCTCCACGGTCTGGTGCCGGATGTACGCCAAGGCCGTGGACCCCGCCGACCTGGACCGGGGCGTCATCTGGGCCTGGGACGACATCACCGACATCCGGCTGGCCCAGGAGGACCTGCTGCGCACCCGCGAGGACGCCGAGGCCGCCAACCGCGCCAAGTCGGAGTTCCTGGCCGCCATGAGCCACGAGATCCGGACCCCCATGAACGCCATCGTGGGCATGACCGACATCACCCTGCAGACCGACCTGAACGAGGAGCAGCGCGACTACCTGCGGACCGTCAAGGATTCGGCCCAGCATCTGCTGTCGATCATCAACGACATCCTGGACCTGTCCAAGATCGAGGCCCGCAAGCTGGAGCTGGACAACGTGGACTTCGACCTGCCCTTCCACGTGGGGACCACCATCAAGGGGCTGGAGGTCCAGGCCCGGCAGAAGGGACTGGACATGGTCCTTGAGATCGATCCCGCGGTGCAGAGCTGCGTGCGGGGCGATCCCCTGTCCCTGCGCCAGGTGCTTGTCAACCTGGTGGGCAACGCCATCAAGTTCACCCACCGGGGGGCCATCTCCATCCGCGTGCTGCCCGCCCATCGCAACGTCCGCCAGGCCGGGGAATCCCGCACCGTGGGCGTGAGCTTCGAGGTGGAGGACACCGGCATCGGCATCCCGCGCGACTTCCTGGACACCATTTTCCAGAGCTTCTCCCAGTCCACCCGCGCCTTTGGCGGCACCGGCCTGGGGCTGGCCATCTGCAAGCAGCTCATCAATCTCATGGACGGCGACATCCGGGTGGACTCCACCGTGGGCAAGGGGAGCGTCTTCTCCTTCACCGTGTGGTTCGAGCCGGGCTTTTCCTGCCCCATCCCGGAAGAGGACTGCCGAAAGCTGCCCGAAGGCCCGTCGCGGCCCGTGCGCGTGCTGGTGGCCGAGGACAACGACGTCAACGTCATGGTCACTACCCTCAAGCTGGAGGACCTGGGCTACACCTACGCCGTGGCCAAGACCGGGCTGGAGGTCCTCGACCTGCTCAAGCGCGAGCGGTTCGATCTCATCCTCATGGACATCGAGATGCCCGTGCTGGACGGCATTTCCACCACCAAGGCGATCCGCGCCGCCGTGCCGGGCGGCCCCATCCCGGACCCGTCAATCCCGATCATCGGGGTCACGGCCCACGCCCTGAAGGAGTTTCGGGACAGGAGCCTGGACGCGGGCATGGACGACTACGTGGCCAAACCCGTGGACTTCCATGAGCTGGCCGTGATCATCAACCGGCTCATCGGGGCCATCCCGCAGCCCGCGGTACGGCCCGAACCCGAGCCGGACCAGGCGGCGGAGCCGTTACCCGCCGACGCCGTCCCCGCCTACACCCCGGAAGCGGCCATGGAGCACCTGGGAGTGGACGAGGGCATCTTTGCCGATTTCCTGGTAACCTCGCGCAACGAGCTGGAACTCCTGA encodes:
- a CDS encoding VOC family protein, which encodes MRTRVDHLVIAATDIARGVQWAEKALGVLVPRGGVHTTMGTHNHVMRLGEELFLEVIAINPDGPPPLKPRWFGLDDPSVRARLDRSPAFLAWVVNTDDMDGLLASAPMSWGRATPVTRGDLRWRFALPSDGRLLAGGMLPYAIQWDTPHHPARAMPDLGCRLLSLDIHHPYPEWLGEGLDAIGSVDLVRVHPLPPLELPRMTARIDTPEGVRLLESMPGAGAC
- a CDS encoding ATP-binding protein produces the protein MAVSKFLPGALASILVLLALLAPPGARASGEKKQILLFNSYHQGFAWSEEETRGLMDVLRPRQTGITMHVEYMDTKRVEFNDRYERQLLNVYAHKYSKAGLDLILALDNNAYDFLRRNHAQLFPGVPVVFGGVSFFKAEQIRPLPLFTGVAETVDAWGTVQCALKLHPGTRRIYVVNDYTPTGRAVHETIRTQLDELDPAIEIVFSGHEDVQEVLARAETLPKDSLILLSVFNRDRSGQFFDKAEMASALAVRSGVPVYGLMETDLGHGIVGGLLTKAYSQGQAMAQIALHVLAGRNPENIPIQTDAGIEPMFDYLRLKMFGIRLADLPEDSVVINRPDSFYREHSAIILSVAALATVQTLIILALILNIGRRRHAEKELRTVQRTLEERVRERTSELRDSEETLRNIFDFSYDASIIYDALGRILEVNRRTVEMFGLEDVDPVTVSLADDLSGQGCPLDTMPPITAEALAGRPQHLEWRGRHYLTGNEFDVEVHLTRILYRGEQAVLANIRDISTRKESENAIRQDLIKFEAILENTLMGIAMSVGRRIVTINRRGAEIFGYAPEEILNSGLDLLLGHYQTEDEFVLAAKTSLAERGEFDTEQAFRSKSGSTVWCRMYAKAVDPADLDRGVIWAWDDITDIRLAQEDLLRTREDAEAANRAKSEFLAAMSHEIRTPMNAIVGMTDITLQTDLNEEQRDYLRTVKDSAQHLLSIINDILDLSKIEARKLELDNVDFDLPFHVGTTIKGLEVQARQKGLDMVLEIDPAVQSCVRGDPLSLRQVLVNLVGNAIKFTHRGAISIRVLPAHRNVRQAGESRTVGVSFEVEDTGIGIPRDFLDTIFQSFSQSTRAFGGTGLGLAICKQLINLMDGDIRVDSTVGKGSVFSFTVWFEPGFSCPIPEEDCRKLPEGPSRPVRVLVAEDNDVNVMVTTLKLEDLGYTYAVAKTGLEVLDLLKRERFDLILMDIEMPVLDGISTTKAIRAAVPGGPIPDPSIPIIGVTAHALKEFRDRSLDAGMDDYVAKPVDFHELAVIINRLIGAIPQPAVRPEPEPDQAAEPLPADAVPAYTPEAAMEHLGVDEGIFADFLVTSRNELELLIGELEQAHAAENRALVGELADTVMSVCKAIGANTAALAAAALVAACSGADDPAPALNRVREEMESLRKIMD